In Colletotrichum destructivum chromosome 8, complete sequence, the following proteins share a genomic window:
- a CDS encoding Putative amino acid transporter, transmembrane domain-containing protein, whose protein sequence is MGNEAEAETMRAPVDPERQDVPVYPPGPKGRVHNQDPNVPPAFSTHNGGIVEKEEGELINFKTLHWLQGGIVLVAETVSLGILSLPSVLATVGLVPGIILICVISALATYSGLVLAEFRKQYPFVQNFGDAVELIGQPIGMGGLFREFFGWAQTVVQVFLMGGHILMWTICMNTLTNSSTCTVVWAAVGMLVFWVFNVPRTLKWTSWMSATSCVSIVVAVLITVIDVAIEKPIGSGSIDVFKSLGFSPAFLAVTNIAGAFASHSIFFSVIAEFKNPDDWPKALAFLQITDTTLYIIAAVIIYVYVGPDVPSPALSAAGSATIRKAIWGVAIPTIAIAAVIYAHVASQYVFTRIFGNTKHVVRRTRISTIAWLLITLGIWGLGMVISESIPVFNNLLGLVSAAFASWFSFGLPGIFWLWMHKGNWFSSWQQKCRFAATSLLLLVGIVLCVLGLWVSIEAIAKGGSGTKPWTCASNAAE, encoded by the exons AGGACGTACCTGTTTACCCGCCCGGGCCTAAGGGCCGCGTCCACAACCAGGACCCCAACGTACCCCCGGCGTTTTCGACTCacaacggcggcatcgtcgagaaggaagaaggcgagCTGATCAACTTCAAGACTCTACACTGGCT ACAAGGAGGAATCGTGCTTGTCGCAGAGACAGTCTCCCTCGGaatcctctccctcccctccgtcctcgccaccgtcggcctcgtccccggCATCATCCTTATTTGCGTCATCAGTGCACTCGCCACCTActccggcctcgtcctcgccgagttCCGGAAGCAGTACCCCTTCGTCCAGAACTTCGGCGATGCGGTTGAGCTTATTGGGCAGCCGATCGGCATGGGTGGCCTGTTCCGCGAGTTCTTCGGCTGGGCGCAGACGGTCGTCCAAGTCTTCCTCATGGGTGGGCACATCCTCATGTGGACCATCTGCATGAACACTCTCACCAACAGCTCGACCTGCACAGTCGTCTGGGCGGCGGTTGGCATGTTGGTGTTCTGGGTGTTCAACGTGCCAAGAACGCTGAAGTGGACGAGTTGGATGTCGGCGACTT CCTGCGTTTCCATCGTCGTAGCCGTCCTCATCACGGTCATCGACGTTGCCATTGAGAAGCCTATCGGGAGTGGTTCTATCGACGTTTTTAAATCCCTTGGCTTCTCCCCTGCATTTCTGGCCGTGACCAACATTGCCGGTGCTTTTG CGAGTCactccatcttcttcagcgTCATCGCCGAGTTTAAAAACCCGGACGACTGGCCAAAGGCGCTCGCGTTCCTGCAGATCACGGATACGACGCTCTACATCATCGCCGCAGTTATCATCTACGTCTACGTTGGGCCCGATGTGCCCTCCCCAGCGCTCTCTGCAGCTGGGAGCGCTACCATCCGCAAGGCTATCTGGGGCGTGGCAATCCCCACGATCGCTATTGCGGCCGTGATCTACGCGCACGTCGCGTCGCAGTACGTCTTCACGCGCATCTTCGGCAACACCAAGCATGTCGTGAGGCGGACCAGGATCTCGACCATCGCTTGGCTGCTGATCACGCTGGGCATCTGGGGCCTCGGCATGGTGATTTCCGAGTCCATCCCTGTCTTCAACAATTTGCTGGGCCTCGTCTCCGCGGCGTTCGCCAGCTGGTTCTCGTTTGGGCTGCCGGGGATTTTCTGGCTATGGATGCACAAGGGTAACTGGTTCAGCAGCTGGCAGCAGAAGTGCCGGTTCGCGGCTACCTCGCTGCTCCTACTTGTAGGCATCGTGCTTTGTGTCCTGGGGCTCTGGGTTTCTATCGAGGCGATAGCCAAAGGGGGCTCGGGTACAAAGCCGTGGACCTGCGCCAGTAATGCTGCAGAATAA
- a CDS encoding Putative metallo-beta-lactamase, ribonuclease Z/Hydroxyacylglutathione hydrolase, which produces MSISSGFRSNLSITFIGTATAIIEIDGVRFLTDPFFHQAESSVEYPIDATRSVLLKVHHDPGLSMQDLPPIDAVLLSHEDHWDNLDELGRQLLDGRHVLTTEDGAKNLAPRPGVQGMKPWETVNLTLGGKAFRIMATPCKHVPGNECVGFVLTTDDFGTAADGRPNAIYFTGDTVYMEELAAVGQQFHIAAAIMNLGEAYSQLEPLPAPKVQITMGGKQAASLFRDIKADRIVPMHYDAWDHFTQHEEELAEVFESEGVLDKVKWLKLGEPVQILTAES; this is translated from the coding sequence ATGTCTATTTCTTCTGGGTTCAGAAGCAACTTGTCGATTACCTTCATCGGGACCGCCACAGCAatcatcgagatcgacggAGTACGGTTTCTTACCGACCCCTTCTTTCATCAGGCCGAGTCCTCCGTTGAATATCCAATCGACGCCACTCGAAGCGTACTTCTCAAAGTCCACCACGATCCTGGCCTCAGCATGCAGGACCTTCCCCCCATCGACGCCGTTCTTCTCAGCCACGAAGACCACTGGGACAACCTTGACGAACTCGGTCGCCAACTACTCGACGGTCGCCATGTCTTGACTACCGAGGACGGTGCCAAGAACCTGGCACCGCGACCCGGAGTGCAAGGCATGAAGCCATGGGAAACGGTCAATCTAActctcggcggcaaggcgtTTCGCATCATGGCCACACCATGCAAGCACGTTCCCGGCAATGAATGTGTCGGCTTCGTCCTCACCACCGACGACTTTGGCACCGCTGCAGACGGCCGACCCAACGCAATCTACTTCACAGGAGATACCGTCTATATGGAAGAGCTTGCGGCGGTCGGTCAGCAGTTCCACATTGCTGCCGCTATCATGAACTTGGGCGAAGCTTATTCTCAGTTGGAGCCGCTGCCTGCTCCGAAGGTCCAAATCACTATGGGCGGAAAGCAGGCTGCCAGTCTGTTCCGCGACATCAAGGCTGATCGCATAGTACCTATGCATTATGACGCCTGGGACCATTTTACTCAGCATGAAGAGGAATTGGCGGAGGTGTTCGAGTCAGAGGGCGTCTTGGATAAGGTCAAATGGCTGAAGCTGGGGGAACCTGTCCAAATCTTGACAGCCGAGTCTTGA